In Blastopirellula sediminis, the following proteins share a genomic window:
- a CDS encoding Gfo/Idh/MocA family protein: MPQPAHHLLIVGAGSIGLRHLRCFLATERTAISFVEPRDEIRASIKAEYPAAIGYASLEGAIDSAEFDGAVIATPAPMHVPQSLQLLERGFHLLIEKPLTLELKEAEALAAAAEKSPAVIGVAYVYRANPVLSQMRDAIRSGEYGRPLELIAYGGQNFPTYRPAYRDTYYRDHASGGGAIQDALTHLFNAGQWLVGDMQKIVVDADHLVLDGVEVEDTVHAIARYEEGVMATYTLNQHQAANEMTFTVVCERGVLRWENHQHRWRVVTEPDVRWKDCQFEPLQRDELFIRQANAFLDAMEEKSAPLCSLTEGIATLRANIAALESWRSGAWRNT, from the coding sequence ATGCCGCAGCCCGCGCATCACCTGCTGATCGTCGGCGCCGGTTCGATTGGGCTTCGCCACCTCCGCTGCTTCCTGGCGACCGAGCGAACGGCGATTTCATTCGTCGAACCGCGGGACGAAATTCGGGCAAGCATCAAGGCCGAATATCCGGCGGCGATCGGCTATGCTTCGCTCGAAGGGGCGATAGATTCGGCCGAGTTCGACGGCGCCGTGATCGCAACCCCGGCGCCGATGCACGTGCCGCAATCGCTCCAGCTACTTGAGCGCGGATTTCACCTGCTGATCGAAAAGCCGCTGACGCTGGAACTGAAAGAAGCGGAAGCGTTGGCGGCCGCGGCCGAAAAATCGCCTGCGGTGATCGGCGTCGCTTACGTCTACCGCGCGAATCCGGTTCTGAGCCAAATGCGCGATGCGATTCGCTCCGGCGAATATGGTCGTCCATTGGAATTGATCGCTTACGGCGGCCAAAACTTTCCGACCTATCGCCCCGCTTATCGCGACACCTACTACCGCGATCACGCCAGCGGCGGCGGCGCGATTCAAGATGCGCTGACGCACTTGTTTAACGCCGGACAATGGCTGGTCGGCGACATGCAGAAGATCGTCGTCGACGCCGACCACCTGGTCCTGGACGGCGTGGAAGTGGAAGATACCGTGCACGCGATCGCCCGCTACGAAGAGGGCGTCATGGCGACTTACACGCTCAACCAGCACCAGGCCGCCAACGAGATGACCTTCACCGTCGTTTGCGAGCGCGGCGTTTTGCGCTGGGAAAATCACCAACACCGCTGGCGCGTCGTGACCGAACCGGATGTTCGCTGGAAAGACTGTCAGTTCGAGCCGCTTCAGCGCGACGAACTTTTCATTCGCCAGGCCAACGCCTTCCTCGACGCGATGGAAGAGAAATCGGCGCCGTTATGCTCACTGACCGAAGGAATCGCAACGCTTCGCGCCAACATCGCCGCCCTCGAAAGTTGGCGCAGCGGCGCCTGGCGAAACACATAG
- a CDS encoding amidohydrolase family protein yields MIIDVHSHVWSYPQHFTDDFRQQASRARAGVEVDLTVRFEEYRATAPADVRTIVFGGKARLSGIWVDDQSVADYVAGHPDHLIGFLSVDPTQPDWYDELVYGHQTLGLRGVKLLSMYAGFRPDSEHLEPFWRYTSQHDLPVLLHTGTTFVAQAPLDCTLPRHLDRVAAQYPQQRMILAHLGHPYEGECVAVIRKHPNVYADVSALHYRPFQLYHSLMLVQEYGVWDKVLFGTDYPFTTVNDSIAGIRNLNNMVQGTNLPRLNEEKIEAMIYRDSLPLLNLA; encoded by the coding sequence GTGATCATCGACGTCCATAGCCATGTCTGGTCCTATCCTCAGCACTTTACCGACGATTTTCGCCAACAAGCGTCGCGAGCTCGGGCCGGCGTCGAAGTTGATCTGACCGTTCGCTTTGAAGAATATCGCGCGACCGCGCCTGCCGACGTTCGCACCATCGTCTTTGGCGGCAAGGCGCGACTGAGCGGCATCTGGGTCGACGATCAATCGGTCGCCGACTACGTGGCGGGTCATCCGGATCACCTGATCGGCTTTTTGTCCGTCGATCCGACGCAGCCCGATTGGTATGACGAACTGGTCTACGGGCACCAAACGCTCGGACTGCGCGGCGTGAAGCTGTTGTCGATGTACGCCGGCTTTCGTCCAGACAGCGAACACCTGGAGCCGTTCTGGCGATACACATCGCAACATGACTTGCCCGTACTGCTTCATACCGGCACCACGTTCGTCGCTCAAGCGCCGCTCGACTGCACGCTGCCGCGACATCTTGACCGCGTAGCAGCTCAATATCCGCAGCAGCGGATGATCCTGGCACATTTGGGACATCCGTATGAAGGGGAATGCGTCGCGGTGATCCGGAAGCACCCGAACGTTTACGCCGACGTCTCCGCGCTTCACTATCGCCCATTTCAGCTTTATCACTCGCTGATGCTGGTGCAGGAGTATGGAGTCTGGGACAAGGTGCTGTTCGGCACCGACTATCCCTTCACGACCGTCAACGATTCGATCGCCGGCATTCGCAACTTGAACAACATGGTGCAAGGGACCAATTTGCCGCGACTGAACGAAGAAAAGATCGAAGCGATGATCTATCGCGACAGCCTCCCTCTATTAAACCTCGCCTAG
- a CDS encoding 3-hydroxyacyl-CoA dehydrogenase family protein, with translation MNIRKVGVVGLGLMGRGICTSLLANNMQVVAFDIDPVSFDAAQSHIAHSLAELAQHPVDSEVIPTDWQSNLQLTDDLSAMSNCDFVIESIPEDPVVKRQAITQLEQLLPQDVPIASNTSALPISLLQQQCQYPQRIVGMHWAEPCHLTRFLEIIRGEKTNDATAEAAADLGRLLGKDPTIVLRDVPGFIVNRLAYAMYREAFWLLENNVADVDTIDRAFVNAISVWANVAGPFRWMDLSGLPAYAQAMGRLFPELSQATETPASFQRMIDEGARGIANGRGFYSYTAEEADAWRDKLVANVHAVRQLSSQSHHPAKDLA, from the coding sequence ATGAACATTCGTAAGGTCGGCGTCGTTGGCTTGGGGCTGATGGGGCGCGGCATCTGCACGTCGCTGTTGGCGAACAATATGCAGGTCGTCGCCTTTGACATTGACCCCGTCAGCTTCGACGCCGCTCAGTCGCATATCGCCCACTCGCTGGCAGAGCTTGCCCAGCATCCCGTCGATTCGGAAGTCATTCCCACGGACTGGCAAAGCAACCTTCAACTAACCGACGACCTGTCGGCGATGAGCAATTGCGATTTCGTCATCGAAAGCATTCCGGAAGATCCGGTCGTCAAGCGACAAGCGATCACGCAGCTCGAACAACTTCTCCCGCAGGACGTGCCGATCGCCAGCAACACGTCGGCGCTGCCGATCTCGCTGCTGCAGCAGCAGTGTCAGTATCCGCAGCGAATCGTCGGCATGCACTGGGCCGAACCATGTCATCTCACTCGGTTTCTGGAAATCATTCGGGGCGAGAAGACCAACGACGCAACTGCAGAAGCGGCCGCTGATCTTGGTCGACTGCTCGGCAAAGATCCAACAATCGTACTGCGCGACGTCCCCGGATTTATCGTCAATCGCCTGGCGTACGCGATGTATCGCGAGGCGTTTTGGCTACTCGAGAACAACGTCGCCGATGTCGACACGATCGACCGGGCGTTCGTTAACGCGATCTCGGTTTGGGCGAATGTCGCCGGTCCGTTCCGCTGGATGGACCTGAGCGGATTGCCCGCTTACGCCCAAGCGATGGGGCGTTTATTTCCCGAACTGAGCCAAGCGACCGAAACGCCCGCATCCTTCCAAAGGATGATTGACGAAGGGGCCCGCGGAATCGCTAATGGACGCGGCTTTTACTCCTACACCGCAGAAGAGGCGGACGCGTGGCGCGACAAACTGGTCGCCAACGTCCATGCCGTCCGCCAGCTCTCCTCTCAATCCCACCACCCAGCGAAGGACCTCGCGTGA
- a CDS encoding substrate-binding domain-containing protein, translated as MSTLNLKEMTELAGSDETSSQPKYEQLREYVVSQIESGALKAGAALPSENRLAENLQIARSTVRQALAALERDGLVLRVHGKGTFVHDEAKQRLRKSQDLFALIVPETETAFYPSLQRSFERAAAELHNQVVVCNSNNDIDKQASAILQLIDLRVYGVAIVPTTNPPTPSFHIRQLQKNNIPVVCCSRPVQGVQAPLLAIPFEEVGQRAGEKIRQAGHQHVAFFGSAHGIATDYYEKGLRKALGGGVQVDVFVGTGQPTDYARLQRECSEAIDSLFGKPDTPTAIFCGFDSLAETIYMLLAQRGIRVPQDVSLIGFGGTHRGGGIANHLSSVTIDEIGMGEQAIELLSKMRNGQLPIDSTEVRQLPLSFNAGSTLADAPVKK; from the coding sequence ATGTCCACCCTAAATCTGAAAGAAATGACCGAACTGGCCGGCTCGGACGAAACTTCGAGCCAGCCGAAGTACGAACAACTGCGTGAATACGTCGTTTCGCAGATTGAATCAGGGGCATTAAAGGCCGGCGCCGCGCTCCCCTCCGAGAACCGACTTGCCGAAAATTTGCAGATCGCCCGCAGCACGGTGCGACAAGCGCTCGCAGCGCTCGAACGAGACGGGCTCGTTCTCCGCGTTCATGGCAAAGGGACCTTCGTTCATGACGAAGCGAAGCAGCGTCTCCGCAAGTCGCAAGACCTGTTCGCTCTGATCGTTCCCGAAACCGAAACGGCCTTTTACCCATCGCTGCAGCGCAGTTTTGAACGCGCGGCCGCCGAACTCCACAACCAGGTCGTCGTCTGCAACTCCAACAACGACATCGATAAGCAGGCCAGCGCCATTCTGCAGTTGATCGACCTGCGAGTCTACGGCGTCGCCATCGTGCCGACCACCAATCCCCCGACTCCGTCGTTCCATATTCGCCAACTCCAGAAAAACAACATTCCGGTCGTCTGCTGCTCGCGCCCCGTCCAGGGAGTGCAAGCGCCGCTGCTGGCGATCCCGTTTGAAGAAGTCGGCCAACGAGCCGGCGAGAAAATCCGCCAGGCCGGTCACCAGCACGTCGCCTTCTTCGGCAGCGCGCATGGCATTGCGACCGACTACTACGAAAAAGGACTGCGAAAGGCGCTCGGCGGCGGCGTTCAGGTCGACGTCTTCGTCGGCACTGGCCAGCCGACCGACTATGCCAGGCTCCAGCGGGAATGCTCGGAAGCGATCGACTCTCTGTTTGGCAAACCCGACACGCCGACAGCGATCTTCTGCGGGTTCGACTCGCTGGCCGAGACGATCTACATGCTCCTGGCGCAACGAGGCATTCGCGTGCCGCAAGACGTCTCGCTGATTGGTTTCGGCGGAACGCATCGCGGCGGCGGAATCGCTAACCACTTGTCGTCGGTGACGATCGACGAAATCGGCATGGGGGAACAAGCGATCGAATTGCTCTCCAAAATGCGAAACGGACAATTGCCGATCGATTCGACCGAAGTCCGCCAGCTCCCCCTCTCCTTTAACGCCGGCAGCACGCTGGCCGACGCACCTGTCAAGAAGTAG
- a CDS encoding exo-alpha-sialidase — protein sequence MLRTNLLRLAVALTIALPATMASAAEPAEIVSVKKIWDQANHNAFTDLVRFKDQWFCVFREGDGHVSKVGSLRVLKSNDGENWESAALITSDTSDLRDAKISVTPDGKLCLAGAGALHQPAAAKHQSYVWYSDDGSKWSDAIAIGDPNFWLWRVVWHDGAAYGVGYSTVTPRAARFYKSEVGKTFKQVGEEFAIDGYMNETGLVFQADGTAFCLIRRDGNPNDALLGTAQPPYVDWSWKSVGQYVGGPQMIELKDGRFIVGGRKLPGGAKTAIWQLDPKTAKLTELAVLPSGGDTSYPGLVFHDGKLWVSYYSSHEGKTSIYLAQVKLPSAKS from the coding sequence ATGTTGCGTACAAATCTTCTTCGCTTGGCGGTCGCCCTGACGATCGCTTTGCCGGCTACCATGGCCTCGGCCGCAGAGCCCGCCGAAATCGTCAGCGTCAAAAAGATCTGGGATCAGGCGAACCACAATGCGTTCACCGACCTGGTGCGGTTCAAAGATCAATGGTTTTGCGTCTTTCGCGAAGGGGACGGGCACGTCTCGAAGGTCGGCTCGCTCCGCGTGTTGAAGTCCAACGACGGCGAGAACTGGGAGTCGGCGGCGCTGATTACTTCCGATACTTCCGATCTGCGGGATGCGAAGATCTCGGTGACGCCCGACGGCAAGCTTTGCCTGGCCGGCGCCGGCGCATTGCATCAGCCGGCCGCAGCGAAGCATCAGTCGTACGTTTGGTATTCCGACGATGGAAGCAAATGGAGCGACGCGATCGCAATCGGCGATCCGAACTTCTGGCTGTGGCGCGTCGTGTGGCATGATGGCGCCGCGTACGGCGTCGGCTACAGCACCGTGACGCCGCGAGCGGCTCGTTTCTACAAGAGCGAGGTTGGCAAGACCTTCAAGCAGGTCGGCGAAGAGTTCGCCATCGACGGCTACATGAATGAAACAGGCCTGGTCTTTCAGGCAGATGGGACGGCGTTTTGCCTGATTCGTCGCGACGGCAATCCGAATGACGCGTTGCTCGGAACCGCCCAACCGCCGTACGTTGATTGGAGCTGGAAGAGCGTCGGTCAGTATGTCGGCGGACCGCAGATGATTGAGCTGAAAGATGGACGGTTCATCGTTGGAGGTCGCAAGTTGCCGGGCGGCGCCAAGACGGCGATTTGGCAGCTCGATCCGAAGACCGCCAAGCTGACCGAACTGGCTGTGCTTCCCTCGGGCGGCGACACCAGCTATCCCGGCCTGGTTTTCCACGACGGCAAGTTGTGGGTCAGCTACTACTCATCGCACGAAGGTAAGACGAGCATCTACCTGGCGCAAGTCAAACTGCCCAGCGCTAAGTCGTAG
- a CDS encoding dipeptidase, with protein sequence MRPIFDAHLDLAWNALQWNRDLTQSLDDMRRHEAHMTDHPARGRGTVTLPEMKKAGIHTCLATVLTRSKPEVCPEKGFSRTDLDFRNQTIAHATGMGQVAYYQLLDKLGEIKLISTAEQLKRHLAAVSENPSEPLGVILAMEGADPIHTPQQAEMWWNLGLRCVSLSHYAQGPYAPGTGIQGPLTPGGREMLKEFARLGMVVDLTHCAEPAFFEVLELFPGAVLASHNMCRELVPGDRQFSDDQIRALVARDAVIGMAFDAWMLKPGWVRGETSPASVSLAAAADHVDHICQIAGNTRNVGIGSDLDGGFGTEQTPHDLNSIADLQQLADTLSERGSSDADITGIFDGNYLRLFLENLP encoded by the coding sequence GTGAGACCGATCTTCGACGCCCACCTCGATTTGGCCTGGAACGCACTTCAGTGGAATCGTGACCTGACGCAATCGCTCGACGATATGCGCCGCCACGAAGCCCACATGACCGATCATCCGGCGCGCGGCCGCGGAACGGTCACACTTCCCGAAATGAAAAAGGCCGGAATTCATACTTGCCTTGCGACGGTCCTGACGCGATCGAAGCCGGAAGTCTGCCCCGAAAAGGGCTTCTCGCGAACCGATCTCGACTTTCGCAACCAGACGATCGCCCACGCGACCGGCATGGGACAAGTCGCTTACTACCAGTTGCTCGACAAACTCGGCGAGATCAAGCTGATCAGCACGGCGGAACAACTAAAGCGACACCTCGCCGCCGTCAGCGAGAACCCGAGCGAACCGCTTGGCGTCATCCTGGCGATGGAAGGCGCCGACCCGATTCACACGCCGCAGCAAGCGGAGATGTGGTGGAATCTGGGACTGCGGTGCGTTTCGCTGTCGCACTACGCACAAGGTCCCTACGCACCTGGGACCGGCATTCAAGGTCCGCTCACTCCCGGCGGACGCGAGATGCTGAAAGAGTTTGCGCGGCTGGGGATGGTCGTCGATCTGACCCACTGCGCGGAGCCAGCCTTCTTTGAAGTGCTCGAACTGTTTCCTGGCGCCGTCTTGGCGAGCCATAACATGTGCCGCGAGCTGGTCCCCGGCGATCGCCAATTCTCCGACGATCAGATCCGAGCGCTGGTTGCTCGCGATGCGGTGATCGGCATGGCGTTTGACGCTTGGATGTTGAAGCCGGGCTGGGTTCGGGGCGAAACTTCGCCTGCTTCCGTTTCGCTCGCCGCGGCGGCCGACCACGTCGATCACATCTGCCAGATCGCCGGCAACACGCGAAACGTTGGCATCGGCAGCGACCTCGATGGAGGCTTCGGCACCGAGCAGACTCCGCACGACCTGAACTCGATCGCCGACCTCCAGCAGCTGGCCGACACCCTCTCCGAGCGGGGATCTTCTGACGCCGATATTACGGGCATTTTTGACGGCAATTATCTCCGTCTTTTCCTGGAGAATCTCCCCTAA
- a CDS encoding DUF1559 domain-containing protein yields the protein MSVIASGRGVSRCGFTLVELLVVIAIIGVLIALLLPAVQQAREAARRIQCVNNMKQIGLALHNYHDTFLTFPRTPYWFNGSGSGNSSTEFFSGFGWRSMLLPFIEQSALHDRINWSLPINDASGSPSNYEIARTPMEPYTCPSDPTGLFTKSGNQYLWSNWCFPNSGCQQNNPIGVTNYKGFVGVKFDLALSGTTAVPYPSAMFDRRKGQALRMRDVIDGTSNVIYIAEVTPEFYAWSGWASWHSDVISENSPNYAFRYFGAVNARSSTQHGFTQGENAGSFHPGGVNILSVDGSVHFIPETVNLSTYQGLVNPQDGAPVGGFNL from the coding sequence ATGTCCGTGATTGCATCTGGTCGAGGCGTTTCGCGTTGCGGCTTTACGTTGGTTGAGTTGCTGGTGGTGATCGCCATCATCGGCGTGCTGATCGCGTTGCTTCTTCCCGCCGTCCAGCAAGCGCGGGAGGCGGCCCGGCGAATTCAGTGCGTCAACAACATGAAGCAAATTGGGTTGGCGCTGCACAACTATCACGACACCTTTTTGACTTTTCCGCGAACTCCTTACTGGTTCAACGGCTCTGGGAGCGGGAACTCGTCGACCGAGTTTTTCAGCGGCTTTGGCTGGCGCTCGATGTTGTTGCCGTTCATCGAGCAATCGGCTCTGCATGATCGAATCAACTGGAGCCTGCCCATCAATGACGCCAGCGGCAGTCCCTCGAACTACGAAATTGCGCGGACGCCGATGGAGCCGTATACTTGTCCGAGCGATCCCACTGGACTGTTTACCAAGAGCGGCAATCAGTACCTGTGGAGCAACTGGTGTTTTCCAAATTCCGGTTGCCAACAGAACAATCCGATCGGCGTTACGAACTACAAGGGGTTCGTCGGGGTCAAATTCGATTTGGCCCTTTCGGGGACGACGGCAGTTCCGTACCCGTCGGCGATGTTTGATCGCCGCAAAGGTCAGGCGTTGCGGATGCGGGACGTCATCGATGGAACTTCCAACGTGATCTACATCGCCGAGGTGACGCCGGAGTTCTACGCGTGGTCGGGCTGGGCCTCGTGGCATTCGGACGTCATCTCCGAGAATAGCCCCAACTATGCGTTCCGGTATTTTGGCGCGGTCAACGCGAGATCGTCGACGCAGCATGGCTTTACCCAGGGAGAAAACGCCGGCAGTTTTCATCCTGGCGGCGTCAATATCCTGTCAGTCGACGGCAGCGTTCACTTTATCCCGGAAACAGTCAACCTTTCCACGTATCAAGGACTTGTCAATCCGCAGGACGGAGCGCCAGTCGGCGGCTTCAATCTGTGA
- a CDS encoding dihydrodipicolinate synthase family protein — MNRYQGSLSGVLPVFQTPYLENGEIDYATLKREIDWLLECGSDGVVMAMVSEVLRLTTAESRQLSLRVCEIVDGRGAVVISVGGESNKIAIENAQHAESVGATAVMAIPPVSIGAMEVELVAYYEAIVNAISLPVVVQDASGYVGKPMSIDMQADLLHRFGAERIFFKPEATPIGPRLSALRDATDGQARIFEGTGGIALVDSYRRGIVGTMPGADLIRGIVALYQALQAGNERRVYELSLPISAIVAAQHSLDAFLAIEKYLLVKQGIFQNTIVRGPRAYRLDRETVAEIDRLYQLLCDVLEKP, encoded by the coding sequence ATGAACCGCTACCAAGGGTCGCTCAGCGGCGTGTTGCCGGTCTTCCAAACGCCCTATCTGGAAAATGGCGAGATCGATTACGCCACGCTCAAGCGTGAAATCGACTGGCTGCTGGAATGCGGCAGTGACGGCGTCGTCATGGCGATGGTTTCGGAAGTGCTTCGACTAACGACTGCCGAGAGTCGTCAGCTTTCCCTGCGCGTTTGCGAAATAGTCGACGGCCGCGGCGCTGTCGTGATCAGCGTCGGCGGCGAGTCGAACAAGATCGCGATTGAAAATGCCCAGCATGCCGAAAGCGTCGGCGCGACCGCTGTGATGGCGATTCCGCCGGTCTCGATCGGCGCGATGGAAGTCGAGTTAGTCGCCTACTACGAAGCGATTGTGAACGCCATTTCGTTGCCGGTCGTCGTGCAAGACGCCAGCGGCTATGTCGGCAAACCGATGTCAATCGACATGCAGGCCGACCTACTCCACCGCTTTGGCGCTGAACGAATCTTTTTCAAGCCGGAAGCGACGCCGATCGGTCCGCGACTTTCGGCTCTACGCGATGCGACCGATGGCCAGGCGCGCATCTTTGAAGGAACCGGCGGCATCGCGCTGGTCGACAGCTATCGCCGCGGCATTGTCGGCACGATGCCCGGCGCCGACCTGATCCGCGGCATCGTGGCGCTTTATCAGGCGCTCCAAGCAGGGAACGAGCGGCGCGTTTACGAATTGTCGCTACCAATCTCGGCAATTGTCGCGGCGCAACATAGCCTCGACGCTTTCCTGGCGATTGAAAAGTATCTGCTCGTCAAACAAGGGATCTTCCAGAACACGATCGTCCGCGGTCCACGAGCCTATCGTCTGGACCGCGAAACGGTCGCCGAGATCGATCGCTTGTACCAACTGCTTTGCGACGTATTGGAGAAGCCGTGA
- a CDS encoding D-TA family PLP-dependent enzyme has product MVNRFELAKQELVATPALVVDLPTVERNLQRLHSYADQHGLKVRPHTKTHKSRRFARMQVEHGSVGLTVAKLGEAEVMGQESSDILIAYPAIDPDRRRRVAELARTHTVRVAVDSQYGVSVLAAAAEAAGTTIGILVDLNIGFPRTGVPTPAAALELAQQVVQAGKHLRLDGILIYPGHVWAPADQQEEILTQIDQKLAETIELWQAHGLSVDIVSGGSTPTAFQSHFVRSLTEIRPGTNIFNDMNTVRAGFCELDDCAAAVIATVVSTAVPGKCVIDAGNKTLTSDRNVLQPDSGHGHVVEYPQARIIRLSEEHGEIDFSGCDQTPQLGERVTIIPNHICPCVNLQDQFYLQTPEGIEKLNVDARGLLA; this is encoded by the coding sequence GTGGTAAATCGTTTTGAATTGGCGAAACAGGAGTTGGTCGCTACTCCGGCGTTGGTCGTCGACCTGCCGACGGTCGAGCGCAACTTGCAGCGTCTCCATAGCTACGCCGACCAGCATGGCCTGAAGGTTCGCCCCCACACGAAGACGCACAAATCGCGACGCTTCGCCCGCATGCAAGTCGAGCATGGCAGCGTCGGCCTGACCGTCGCCAAGCTGGGGGAAGCGGAAGTAATGGGACAAGAGTCGAGCGACATTCTGATCGCCTATCCGGCGATCGATCCCGATCGTCGCCGCCGCGTCGCTGAACTAGCCCGCACCCACACCGTTCGCGTTGCGGTCGACTCGCAGTATGGGGTCAGCGTCTTGGCCGCCGCGGCGGAAGCGGCCGGCACAACCATCGGCATCCTGGTTGACCTGAACATCGGCTTCCCACGCACTGGCGTACCAACTCCAGCCGCCGCATTGGAACTGGCGCAGCAAGTCGTACAAGCCGGCAAGCACCTGCGACTCGACGGGATCTTAATCTATCCCGGTCACGTTTGGGCGCCAGCCGATCAACAAGAGGAAATCTTGACGCAGATCGATCAGAAGCTGGCCGAGACGATTGAACTTTGGCAGGCACACGGTCTCAGCGTCGACATCGTCAGCGGCGGCTCAACCCCTACCGCGTTTCAGTCCCACTTCGTTCGCTCACTGACCGAAATTCGCCCCGGCACCAACATCTTCAACGATATGAACACCGTCCGGGCCGGTTTCTGCGAACTGGACGACTGCGCCGCTGCGGTGATCGCCACCGTCGTCAGCACCGCCGTTCCTGGCAAATGCGTGATCGACGCCGGCAACAAGACCCTGACCAGCGATCGCAACGTGCTGCAACCGGACTCCGGGCATGGACACGTCGTCGAATATCCGCAGGCTCGCATCATTCGTCTCAGCGAAGAGCATGGCGAGATCGACTTCTCCGGTTGCGACCAGACTCCGCAGCTTGGCGAGCGGGTCACCATCATCCCGAACCACATCTGCCCCTGCGTCAACCTGCAAGATCAGTTCTATCTGCAGACGCCCGAGGGAATCGAAAAGCTGAACGTCGACGCACGAGGATTGCTTGCATGA
- a CDS encoding SDR family NAD(P)-dependent oxidoreductase, which produces MTTRNPFSLQDRTVLLTGASGYLGSAMAIGLAEAGASVVVSSRNLEQATSIAANLPIVGNAKHHAVAIDHQEAASLEQGFQQAIQLAGQIDTLIANGHEPLAADWTSVTPEQFTRQLQNATGYFLMARLLHEHVVARDGEGSVIFLGSMYGVVGSYPDAYAGVNSASPVAYHALKGGVVQMTRHLAVYWAKDKVRVNCLSPGPFPSEKAAPEMVERLCSHSPMGRMGRPEELVGPLVFLASDAASYVTGQNLLVDGGWTAW; this is translated from the coding sequence ATGACCACTCGCAATCCATTTTCGCTGCAAGATCGTACCGTTCTGTTAACCGGCGCTTCGGGCTATCTCGGTTCCGCAATGGCCATCGGCTTGGCCGAAGCGGGCGCGAGCGTCGTCGTCAGCAGTCGCAATCTCGAACAAGCGACATCAATCGCTGCCAATCTCCCCATCGTCGGCAATGCCAAGCATCATGCGGTTGCAATCGATCATCAGGAGGCCGCTTCGCTGGAACAAGGCTTCCAGCAAGCGATTCAACTTGCCGGCCAGATCGATACGCTAATCGCCAACGGACACGAACCGCTGGCCGCCGATTGGACCAGCGTGACCCCGGAGCAATTCACGCGGCAGCTGCAAAATGCGACCGGTTATTTCCTTATGGCTCGCTTGCTGCATGAACATGTCGTTGCCCGCGATGGCGAAGGAAGCGTGATCTTTCTCGGTTCAATGTATGGCGTCGTCGGTTCGTATCCGGACGCCTACGCCGGAGTCAATTCGGCCAGCCCGGTCGCCTATCATGCGTTGAAAGGGGGCGTCGTGCAGATGACGCGCCACCTGGCGGTCTATTGGGCGAAGGACAAAGTGCGCGTCAATTGCCTTTCGCCGGGTCCCTTCCCTTCCGAAAAAGCGGCGCCGGAGATGGTTGAGCGACTTTGCAGCCATTCGCCGATGGGCCGGATGGGACGCCCCGAAGAGCTTGTCGGCCCGCTCGTCTTTTTAGCGAGCGACGCAGCGAGCTACGTTACCGGACAAAACTTGTTGGTCGATGGAGGATGGACCGCGTGGTAA
- a CDS encoding HpcH/HpaI aldolase family protein, translated as MRRSKVLAKVRNDVPAFGTALHLNSPDVYEMAGLMGFDAIWLDMEHHATTVESAANLIRAARAGGADVVARPAKGEYMRLGRMLEAGASGIMYPRCCSAEEAAEVVQWMKFAPLGKRGCDASGPDVPYMLTPLTEYLTAANEETFLIIQLEDPESLQHVDAIAAVPGVDMLMLGPGDFSILSGIPGQFDHPLVLEAQEKVIQAALNAGKTWAATCGSVAQAKAFADRGARMLFHGCDIVCVKQGLEKIKNEMAQALNQPIPGILGNGAAKHYQETR; from the coding sequence ATGCGACGCAGCAAGGTTTTGGCGAAAGTACGAAACGACGTCCCGGCGTTCGGAACCGCATTGCATTTGAATTCGCCCGACGTTTACGAGATGGCCGGCCTGATGGGCTTCGACGCCATCTGGCTCGACATGGAGCATCATGCGACCACCGTGGAGTCGGCCGCGAATTTGATTCGCGCCGCCAGAGCCGGCGGCGCCGACGTCGTCGCTCGCCCCGCCAAGGGAGAATACATGCGACTCGGCCGCATGCTCGAAGCTGGCGCCAGCGGCATCATGTATCCCCGCTGCTGCTCGGCCGAAGAAGCGGCCGAAGTGGTGCAGTGGATGAAGTTCGCTCCGCTTGGCAAGCGAGGCTGCGACGCCAGCGGTCCCGACGTTCCTTACATGCTGACTCCGCTGACCGAATACCTGACCGCCGCGAATGAAGAGACGTTCCTGATCATTCAGCTTGAGGATCCGGAATCGCTCCAGCATGTCGATGCAATCGCCGCGGTCCCCGGAGTCGATATGCTGATGCTCGGCCCCGGCGACTTTTCGATCCTCTCCGGCATTCCTGGCCAGTTCGATCATCCACTGGTTCTCGAAGCGCAAGAAAAAGTGATTCAGGCCGCCCTGAACGCCGGCAAAACCTGGGCTGCGACCTGCGGTTCGGTCGCCCAAGCGAAGGCGTTCGCTGACCGAGGCGCTCGGATGCTGTTCCATGGCTGCGACATTGTTTGCGTAAAGCAGGGACTCGAAAAAATCAAAAACGAAATGGCCCAGGCCCTGAATCAACCGATCCCCGGCATTCTCGGGAACGGCGCCGCGAAGCATTACCAGGAGACGCGTTAA